Proteins encoded by one window of Clostridia bacterium:
- the hisIE gene encoding bifunctional phosphoribosyl-AMP cyclohydrolase/phosphoribosyl-ATP diphosphatase HisIE, with product MNNEIDVNILNLIKFDQNGLIPVIAQDAYTGEVLMQAYMNKEALDLTLSTQKAHYFSRSRNKLWLKGETSGCYQEVVSIALDCDYDSILLKVVQQGNACHTGKYSCFFNTLQEFRQVYNSQILYKDIKTIKDRKINPKEGSYTTYLLENGTDKICKKVGEEASEVIIAAKNTSDDDLAGEIADLFYHTLVLMEDKGIDIENVFKVMDERSKRSRSRTYPTKTK from the coding sequence ATGAATAATGAAATTGATGTTAATATATTAAACTTAATAAAATTTGATCAAAACGGACTTATTCCTGTGATCGCTCAAGACGCTTATACAGGTGAGGTTTTGATGCAGGCATATATGAATAAAGAAGCATTGGATCTGACGCTTAGCACCCAAAAAGCACATTATTTTTCACGTTCAAGAAATAAGCTTTGGCTAAAAGGCGAAACAAGTGGTTGTTATCAAGAAGTCGTTTCAATAGCGCTTGATTGTGATTATGACAGTATTTTGCTTAAAGTTGTTCAGCAAGGAAATGCTTGTCATACAGGGAAATATTCTTGTTTTTTTAATACTTTGCAAGAATTTAGACAGGTTTATAATTCTCAAATACTTTATAAGGACATTAAAACCATAAAAGACAGAAAAATCAATCCTAAAGAAGGCTCATATACCACATATCTCCTGGAAAACGGCACAGATAAAATATGCAAAAAAGTAGGGGAAGAAGCCTCAGAAGTCATTATCGCAGCCAAAAACACCAGTGATGATGACTTGGCTGGAGAGATAGCCGACCTTTTTTATCATACACTTGTACTAATGGAAGACAAAGGTATAGATATAGAAAATGTTTTTAAAGTCATGGATGAAAGAAGCAAACGCAGTCGTTCGCGTACTTATCCGACAAAAACTAAATGA
- the hisF gene encoding imidazole glycerol phosphate synthase subunit HisF — protein sequence MLTKRIIPCLDIHHGRVVKGVNFVNLADAGDPVELAKFYNQEGADEIVFLDISASNEGRKTMVDVIARAAEQVFIPLTVGGGIRELEDFRVLLNAGADKISINSAAFKNPDLIKQAAVKFGSQCVVLAIDAKKNADNGYDVYLNGGRLNTGTDAIEWAKKGASLGAGELLVTSMDADGTKNGYDLELLKRITDAVKIPVIASGGAGEMIHFKQALKDANCDAVLAASLFHYGIMKINDVKQYLYKEGIPIRL from the coding sequence ATGTTGACCAAAAGAATAATACCATGTCTTGATATTCATCATGGCAGAGTAGTAAAAGGCGTTAATTTTGTCAATTTGGCTGATGCAGGCGATCCAGTAGAACTTGCCAAGTTTTATAACCAAGAGGGCGCAGACGAGATAGTTTTTTTGGATATATCAGCATCCAATGAAGGGCGCAAAACCATGGTAGATGTCATAGCGCGGGCAGCGGAACAAGTTTTTATACCGCTTACAGTAGGAGGGGGCATAAGAGAACTTGAAGATTTCAGGGTGTTGTTAAATGCTGGTGCAGATAAAATCAGCATAAATTCAGCAGCCTTCAAAAACCCTGATTTAATAAAACAAGCTGCGGTAAAATTTGGTTCTCAGTGCGTGGTTTTGGCTATCGACGCCAAAAAAAACGCAGACAATGGTTACGATGTTTATCTTAACGGCGGACGGCTGAATACAGGGACTGACGCAATTGAATGGGCAAAAAAAGGAGCTAGTCTTGGAGCAGGAGAATTGCTTGTAACCAGTATGGATGCCGACGGTACAAAAAACGGTTATGATTTAGAATTGCTAAAACGAATAACAGATGCAGTTAAAATTCCTGTTATTGCAAGCGGCGGAGCAGGTGAAATGATTCATTTCAAGCAGGCGTTAAAAGACGCTAACTGTGATGCTGTTTTGGCTGCTTCACTTTTTCATTATGGGATTATGAAAATAAACGATGTAAAACAATATTTATATAAAGAGGGAATTCCAATAAGGCTATGA